A single region of the Variovorax paradoxus genome encodes:
- the dnaB gene encoding replicative DNA helicase produces the protein MSAVFSYADNDPSADRQVAKLRIPPHSIEAESSVLGGLLLDNGAWDRMGDLLVDGDFYRHEHKLIYAAIGGLINASKPADVITVYEQLQGLGKAEEIGGLVYLNSLAQYVPSASNIRRYAEIVRERSILRKLVSASDEIATNAFNTQGKSVDKILDEAEQKIFNIGEEGTRMKQGFQSMDALVVELLDRVTEMAENPNDITGVRTGFYEFDKMTSGLQPGDMIVLAARPSMGKTSLAINIAEHVALNEGLPVAVFSMEMGASQLAVRIVGSIGRIDQGHLRTGKLSDEEWPRLTEAIEKLRNVSLHIDETPGLSTSELRANARRLARQYGRLGLIVVDYLQLMSTSMSGDENRATAVGEISRGLKMLAKELKCPVIALSQLSRGVESRTDKRPMMSDLRESGAIEQDADIIMFIYRDDYYDKNSKEPGVAEVIISKHRNGPTGTVKLAFLKPLTKFENLASYGSSDDY, from the coding sequence ATGTCCGCCGTTTTCTCCTATGCCGACAATGACCCGTCGGCCGATCGCCAGGTCGCCAAACTCCGCATTCCGCCTCACTCGATCGAGGCCGAGTCGAGCGTGCTCGGCGGCCTGCTGCTCGACAATGGCGCATGGGACCGCATGGGCGACCTGCTGGTCGACGGCGACTTCTACCGCCACGAACACAAGCTCATTTACGCGGCCATCGGCGGGCTGATCAATGCCAGCAAGCCGGCCGACGTCATTACGGTCTACGAGCAGTTGCAGGGCCTGGGCAAGGCCGAGGAAATCGGCGGGCTGGTCTACCTGAACTCGCTCGCGCAGTATGTGCCGAGCGCCAGCAACATTCGCCGCTACGCCGAGATCGTGCGCGAGCGCTCCATCCTGCGCAAGCTGGTGTCCGCGAGCGACGAGATCGCGACCAACGCCTTCAACACGCAGGGCAAGTCGGTCGACAAGATCCTGGACGAGGCCGAGCAGAAGATCTTCAACATCGGCGAAGAAGGCACGCGGATGAAGCAGGGCTTCCAGAGCATGGATGCCCTGGTGGTCGAACTGCTCGACCGCGTGACCGAAATGGCCGAGAACCCGAACGACATCACCGGCGTGCGCACCGGCTTCTACGAGTTCGACAAGATGACTTCGGGCCTGCAGCCGGGCGACATGATCGTGCTGGCCGCGCGTCCCTCCATGGGCAAGACCTCGCTGGCCATCAACATTGCCGAGCACGTGGCATTGAACGAAGGGCTGCCGGTGGCGGTCTTCTCGATGGAAATGGGTGCCTCGCAGCTGGCGGTGCGTATCGTCGGCTCGATCGGGCGCATCGACCAGGGGCACCTGCGCACCGGCAAGCTCAGCGACGAAGAGTGGCCGCGCCTGACCGAAGCCATCGAGAAGCTGCGCAACGTGTCGCTGCACATCGACGAGACGCCGGGCCTCTCTACCAGTGAGCTGAGGGCCAATGCGCGCCGGCTCGCGCGGCAGTACGGGCGCCTCGGCCTGATCGTGGTCGACTACCTGCAGCTCATGTCGACCAGCATGAGCGGCGACGAGAACCGCGCGACGGCAGTGGGTGAAATCTCCCGCGGCCTGAAGATGCTCGCCAAGGAGCTCAAGTGCCCAGTGATCGCGCTGTCGCAGTTGAGCCGCGGCGTTGAAAGCCGTACCGACAAGCGCCCCATGATGAGCGACTTGCGCGAATCCGGCGCTATCGAGCAGGACGCGGACATCATCATGTTCATCTACCGCGACGACTACTACGACAAGAACAGCAAGGAGCCGGGCGTGGCCGAGGTGATCATCAGCAAGCACCGGAACGGGCCCACGGGCACCGTCAAGCTGGCCTTCCTGAAGCCGCTCACCAAGTTCGAGAATCTGGCCAGCTACGGCAGCAGCGACGACTACTGA
- a CDS encoding helix-turn-helix transcriptional regulator — MRRADRLFQLVQIIRGRRLTTAAFLAQRLEVSERTVYRDVADLQHQGVPIEGEAGVGYRLGAGFELPPLMFSQEEASALVAAARLAQSWVDPALARNIETGLGKILSVLPAAARVSAEALALYAPALGLDDTIRARLQILREAVEAHQKLRLSYRDVSGDASERTVRPLGCFYWGKVWTLSTWCELRSDFRGFRLDRMDAVDVLPERFRDEAGKTLADMMRQLKARAAAECKAEETAAATTSPQRQ; from the coding sequence ATGCGCCGCGCTGACCGCCTGTTCCAGCTCGTACAAATCATTCGCGGCCGCCGGCTCACCACGGCCGCCTTCCTGGCGCAGCGCCTGGAAGTGTCAGAACGCACCGTGTACCGCGACGTCGCCGACCTTCAGCACCAGGGCGTGCCCATCGAAGGCGAAGCCGGCGTGGGCTACCGGCTGGGCGCGGGCTTCGAACTGCCGCCGCTGATGTTCAGCCAGGAAGAGGCCTCCGCCCTCGTCGCTGCGGCCCGGCTGGCGCAGAGCTGGGTCGACCCGGCGCTGGCGCGCAATATCGAAACGGGGCTGGGCAAGATTCTTTCGGTGCTGCCGGCGGCGGCACGCGTGTCGGCTGAGGCGCTGGCGCTCTACGCGCCCGCGCTGGGCCTGGACGACACCATCCGAGCCAGGCTGCAGATCTTGCGCGAGGCCGTGGAGGCGCATCAAAAGCTGCGCCTAAGCTATCGCGATGTATCGGGCGACGCCAGCGAACGCACCGTGCGTCCGCTCGGCTGCTTCTACTGGGGCAAGGTCTGGACGCTTTCGACCTGGTGCGAATTGCGCAGCGACTTTCGAGGTTTTCGCCTCGACCGCATGGATGCCGTCGATGTGCTCCCAGAGCGGTTTCGCGACGAAGCGGGCAAGACGCTGGCCGACATGATGCGCCAGCTTAAGGCCCGGGCTGCGGCCGAATGCAAAGCTGAGGAAACAGCGGCAGCTACAACAAGTCCGCAGCGTCAGTAG
- a CDS encoding VOC family protein, with protein MQNAISWFEIPVADIDRAQAFYETVLGRTLRRQEFGGETLAVFPYDNPATGGALQAGANASARAGSGIRIYLDCMPSIDAVLSRVEAAGGQIVAPKSALPEGMGFIAHLRDTEGNEVGLHALA; from the coding sequence ATGCAAAACGCCATCAGCTGGTTCGAGATTCCGGTCGCCGACATCGACCGCGCCCAAGCCTTCTACGAAACCGTTCTTGGCCGCACGCTGCGCCGGCAGGAGTTCGGCGGTGAAACGCTCGCCGTCTTTCCCTACGACAATCCGGCCACGGGCGGTGCCCTGCAGGCCGGCGCGAACGCCAGCGCACGCGCAGGCAGCGGCATTCGCATCTACCTCGACTGCATGCCGAGCATCGATGCGGTGCTTTCCCGCGTCGAGGCGGCCGGCGGCCAGATCGTGGCGCCCAAATCGGCACTGCCCGAGGGCATGGGCTTCATCGCCCATCTGCGCGATACCGAGGGCAACGAAGTCGGCCTTCATGCCCTTGCATGA
- the rpsF gene encoding 30S ribosomal protein S6: MRHYEIILLIHPDQSEQVPAMLERYKGLITAGGGKVHRVEDWGRRQLAYQINKLNKAHYLCVNIEAEQAVMGELEHAFKFNDAVLRHLTVQKKKAETGPSSMMKTVEREEARKAQQAEYAANNS, translated from the coding sequence ATGCGTCACTACGAAATCATTTTGCTGATCCACCCGGATCAGAGCGAACAAGTTCCGGCCATGCTGGAGCGCTACAAGGGCCTGATCACGGCCGGCGGCGGCAAAGTCCACCGCGTTGAAGACTGGGGTCGCCGTCAGCTGGCTTACCAGATCAATAAGCTCAACAAGGCGCACTACCTGTGCGTCAACATTGAAGCCGAACAAGCCGTGATGGGCGAACTCGAACACGCGTTCAAGTTCAACGACGCCGTGCTGCGCCACCTCACCGTCCAGAAGAAGAAGGCCGAAACCGGTCCTTCGTCGATGATGAAGACGGTCGAGCGCGAAGAAGCCCGCAAGGCCCAGCAGGCCGAGTACGCCGCCAACAACAGCTGA
- the rpsR gene encoding 30S ribosomal protein S18, with amino-acid sequence MATFKKFNKDKRPKRNTQSLLFKRKRFCRFTVAGVEEIDYKDIDTLRDFISENGKIIPARLTGTRAIYQRQLNTAIKRARFLAMVPYSDQHRV; translated from the coding sequence ATGGCCACGTTCAAGAAATTCAACAAAGACAAGCGCCCGAAGCGCAACACCCAGTCGCTGCTGTTCAAGCGCAAGCGCTTCTGCCGCTTCACCGTCGCTGGCGTCGAGGAAATCGACTACAAGGACATCGACACGCTGCGTGACTTCATCAGCGAAAACGGCAAGATCATTCCCGCACGCCTGACCGGCACGCGCGCGATCTACCAGCGCCAGCTCAACACCGCGATCAAGCGCGCACGCTTCCTCGCGATGGTGCCGTACAGCGACCAGCACCGCGTCTAA
- the priB gene encoding primosomal replication protein N encodes MTAAAAAATGVNQLLLTASVAELGTLRYTPAGLPAIDLKLEHESTLQEAGKARQVKTALKAVAFGAIAERLATQSMGSLWCFQGFLATPGNGKHPVLHIQDFQQN; translated from the coding sequence GTGACCGCTGCCGCTGCTGCGGCAACCGGGGTCAATCAGCTCCTGCTGACAGCCTCCGTTGCCGAACTCGGAACCTTGCGATACACGCCCGCCGGCCTTCCCGCCATCGACCTGAAGCTCGAACACGAGTCGACGCTTCAGGAGGCAGGAAAAGCCAGGCAGGTGAAAACGGCCCTCAAGGCCGTTGCGTTCGGCGCCATCGCCGAACGGCTCGCAACGCAGTCGATGGGTAGTCTCTGGTGTTTTCAGGGATTTCTCGCGACACCGGGCAACGGCAAGCATCCGGTCCTGCACATTCAGGATTTTCAGCAAAATTAA
- a CDS encoding MGMT family protein, with protein sequence MSTKKSWRDRLAGYPHLPNVKEIPPPLRKRHGEGTIATPSPREVEEAMREVPEGRLATVFGIGENIAVRHGATIGCTVTTAIFAHMVAHAAAEAVRAEAETPYWRTLKIGGELNAKYPGGIEAQMTKLEAEGHTVVQRGKRYFVEDFAKKLVRTH encoded by the coding sequence ATGAGCACCAAGAAGAGCTGGCGCGACAGGCTCGCCGGCTACCCTCACCTGCCGAACGTCAAGGAGATTCCTCCACCCCTGCGCAAGCGGCACGGCGAGGGCACCATTGCGACGCCCTCACCCCGCGAGGTCGAAGAAGCGATGCGGGAAGTTCCTGAAGGCCGGCTCGCCACCGTCTTTGGCATTGGCGAGAACATTGCCGTCCGCCACGGTGCCACCATCGGCTGCACGGTGACCACGGCAATCTTTGCGCACATGGTCGCGCATGCGGCCGCAGAAGCCGTGCGAGCGGAGGCCGAGACGCCTTACTGGCGAACGCTCAAGATCGGCGGCGAGCTCAATGCCAAGTACCCCGGCGGCATCGAGGCGCAAATGACAAAGCTCGAGGCTGAAGGCCACACAGTCGTCCAGCGCGGCAAGCGCTATTTCGTCGAAGACTTCGCGAAGAAACTGGTTCGGACACACTGA
- the rplI gene encoding 50S ribosomal protein L9 produces the protein MQIILLDKVVNVGGLGDIVKVKDGYARNFLIPSGRARRATAANKAEFEAKRAELEKAAAAKLAESQAQGEKLGGTTIKLTQKAGVDGRLFGSVTNGDIAEELGKQGYKVAKSQVRLPNGPIKVVGDSTVSVALHTDVVVDITVTVYGETA, from the coding sequence ATGCAAATTATTCTTCTGGACAAGGTTGTCAACGTCGGTGGCCTGGGCGATATCGTCAAGGTCAAGGACGGCTACGCACGCAACTTCCTGATTCCGTCGGGCCGCGCCCGCCGCGCCACCGCTGCCAACAAGGCCGAATTCGAAGCCAAGCGCGCCGAACTCGAAAAGGCTGCGGCCGCCAAGCTGGCTGAATCGCAAGCCCAGGGCGAAAAGCTCGGCGGCACGACCATCAAGCTGACCCAAAAGGCTGGCGTCGATGGCCGTCTGTTCGGCTCGGTCACCAACGGCGACATCGCCGAAGAGCTCGGCAAGCAAGGCTACAAGGTTGCCAAGTCGCAAGTGCGCCTGCCCAACGGCCCGATCAAGGTCGTCGGCGACAGCACCGTGAGCGTTGCGCTGCACACTGACGTGGTGGTCGACATCACCGTGACGGTCTACGGCGAAACCGCCTGA
- a CDS encoding PhoH family protein translates to MPLPPAPTKRAALLSPDAHDAPARSSHKGSRRSGESRADSASTSGPQPLELFDRNAAEAVGGGAEAAPASRGRSKTASSRNQERNQERNEDRNREQRPAARSEPEAPPAAYVPAPAQVAVPQTPARTKRAKSNGPAKLFVLDTNVLLHDPMCLFRFEEHDIFLPMIVLEELDGHKKGTTEVARNGRQTSRTLDALAAAQDADIAKGLKLDTTGHREAGGKLFFQTAPLDYSLPVSLPQGKADNQILGVVQALRDQYAKDQPGRPKQEVVLVSKDINMRVKARALGLAADDYQNDKTLEDGDLLYAGSLALPADFWTRQSKTVESWQSGSSTFYRISGPLVPNLYINQFVYFEAPGEPSMYARVTEIRDKTAVFKTLKDYSSGKNAVWGVNTRNREQNFAMNLLMDPEVDFVTLTGTAGTGKTLMALASGLTQVLDDRRYTEIIMTRATVSVGEDIGFLPGTEEEKMGPWMGALDDNLEFLAKGDGGGAGEWGRAATNELIRSRIKVKSMNFMRGRTFLNKYVIIDEAQNLTPKQMKTLITRAGPGTKIICMGNLAQIDTPYLTEGSSGLTFAVDKFKGWPHGGHITLARGERSRLADFASDVL, encoded by the coding sequence ATGCCACTGCCTCCCGCCCCCACGAAACGCGCCGCATTGCTCTCGCCGGATGCGCACGATGCACCCGCCCGCTCCTCGCACAAAGGATCGCGCCGCTCGGGCGAATCGCGCGCCGACTCGGCCTCGACGAGCGGCCCCCAGCCCTTGGAATTGTTCGACCGCAACGCCGCCGAGGCGGTAGGCGGCGGTGCGGAAGCCGCGCCTGCGAGCCGTGGCAGGTCGAAAACCGCCTCTTCCCGCAATCAGGAGCGGAACCAGGAACGCAACGAGGACCGAAATCGGGAGCAGCGGCCCGCTGCCCGCAGCGAGCCCGAAGCACCGCCGGCCGCCTATGTGCCGGCGCCGGCGCAAGTTGCGGTGCCGCAAACCCCAGCCCGCACCAAGCGCGCCAAGTCCAACGGCCCGGCCAAGCTGTTCGTGCTCGACACGAACGTGCTTCTGCACGACCCGATGTGCCTGTTCCGCTTCGAGGAACACGACATCTTCCTGCCGATGATCGTGCTCGAGGAACTGGACGGCCACAAGAAGGGCACCACGGAAGTCGCCCGCAATGGCCGCCAGACCAGCCGCACGCTCGACGCGCTGGCCGCGGCGCAGGACGCCGACATTGCCAAGGGGCTGAAGCTCGACACCACGGGCCACCGGGAGGCCGGCGGCAAGCTGTTCTTCCAGACCGCGCCGCTCGACTATTCGCTGCCGGTCAGCCTGCCCCAGGGCAAGGCGGACAACCAGATCCTGGGCGTGGTCCAGGCATTGCGCGACCAGTACGCCAAGGACCAGCCCGGCCGGCCAAAGCAAGAGGTGGTGCTGGTGTCGAAGGACATCAACATGCGCGTCAAGGCGCGCGCCCTCGGCTTGGCCGCCGACGACTACCAGAACGACAAGACGCTGGAAGACGGCGACCTGCTCTACGCAGGCTCGCTCGCGCTGCCGGCGGACTTCTGGACGCGCCAAAGCAAGACCGTCGAGAGCTGGCAAAGCGGCAGCAGCACCTTCTACCGCATCAGCGGCCCGCTGGTGCCCAACCTGTACATCAACCAGTTCGTGTACTTCGAGGCGCCGGGCGAGCCGAGCATGTACGCCCGGGTCACCGAAATCCGCGACAAGACCGCGGTGTTCAAGACACTGAAGGACTACAGCTCGGGCAAGAACGCGGTGTGGGGCGTGAACACGCGCAACCGCGAGCAGAACTTCGCGATGAACCTGCTGATGGACCCGGAGGTCGACTTCGTCACCCTCACCGGCACCGCCGGTACCGGCAAGACGCTGATGGCGCTGGCCTCGGGCCTGACGCAGGTGCTCGACGACCGCCGCTACACCGAGATCATCATGACCCGCGCCACGGTGAGCGTGGGCGAGGACATCGGCTTCCTGCCCGGCACCGAGGAAGAAAAAATGGGCCCCTGGATGGGCGCGCTCGATGACAACCTCGAGTTTCTGGCGAAGGGTGACGGCGGCGGCGCCGGCGAATGGGGCCGCGCGGCCACCAACGAGCTGATCCGCAGCCGTATCAAGGTCAAGAGCATGAACTTCATGCGCGGCCGCACCTTCCTGAACAAGTACGTGATCATCGACGAAGCGCAGAACCTCACGCCCAAGCAGATGAAGACGCTGATCACCCGGGCCGGCCCGGGCACCAAGATCATCTGCATGGGCAACCTCGCGCAGATCGATACGCCGTACCTCACGGAAGGCTCTTCGGGCCTGACCTTCGCGGTCGACAAGTTCAAGGGCTGGCCGCACGGCGGCCACATCACGCTGGCGCGCGGCGAGCGTTCGCGGCTGGCCGACTTCGCGAGCGACGTGCTCTAA
- a CDS encoding GyrI-like domain-containing protein: MEPVRQHHGEFQVAGLMVRTTNSEENDAATARIGPLWNRFFGEETYRSTPHRTQDARIFGVYSGYESDAHGAFDVTVGVAVSDGAAAVGIEAGDYLVFSGQGEMPHMVIDTWQRIWQYFEANPTITRRYRSDFEAYDGPDKVAIHIGVS; this comes from the coding sequence ATGGAACCGGTCCGCCAGCATCATGGCGAATTTCAGGTCGCAGGGCTCATGGTCCGCACCACCAACAGCGAAGAGAACGACGCGGCCACGGCCCGCATCGGCCCGTTGTGGAATCGCTTCTTCGGGGAAGAGACCTACCGCTCGACGCCCCACCGCACGCAAGACGCCCGCATCTTCGGCGTGTACTCCGGCTACGAGTCCGACGCCCATGGCGCCTTCGACGTGACTGTGGGTGTGGCCGTCTCGGACGGAGCAGCGGCAGTCGGCATCGAAGCCGGCGACTACCTCGTCTTCTCAGGCCAGGGCGAAATGCCGCACATGGTGATCGATACCTGGCAGCGCATCTGGCAGTATTTCGAGGCAAACCCCACAATCACGCGCCGCTACCGCAGCGATTTCGAAGCGTACGACGGGCCTGACAAAGTGGCGATCCACATCGGAGTTTCATGA